The following are encoded together in the Cynocephalus volans isolate mCynVol1 chromosome 4, mCynVol1.pri, whole genome shotgun sequence genome:
- the IFITM3 gene encoding interferon-induced transmembrane protein 3: MNHTSQTFFTRANTGLPPNYEMLKEEHEVATLGTAPVTSTVINIRSDTSVPDHVVWSLFNTLFMNWCCLGFVAFAYSVKSRDRKIVGDVTGAQAYASTARCLNISALIFSILTIVIVIVLFLSFSQM; the protein is encoded by the exons ATGAACCACACTTCCCAAACCTTCTTCACTCGCGCCAACACCGGCCTCCCCCCAAACTACGAGATGCTCAAGGAGGAGCACGAAGTGGCCACACTGGGGACGGCTCCTGTGACATCCACCGTGATCAACATCCGCAGCGACACCTCCGTGCCCGACCATGTGGTCTGGTCCCTGTTCAACACGCTCTTCATGAACTGGTGCTGCCTGGGCTTTGTCGCGTTCGCCTACTCCGTGAAg TCTAGGGACAGGAAGATCGTGGGCGACGTGACTGGGGCCCAGGCCTATGCCTCCACCGCCAGGTGCCTGAACATCTCCGCTCTCATCTTCAGCATCCTTACGATCGTGATAGTCATCGtcctttttttatcattttctcagATGTAA